In one Scomber japonicus isolate fScoJap1 chromosome 6, fScoJap1.pri, whole genome shotgun sequence genomic region, the following are encoded:
- the atm gene encoding serine-protein kinase ATM, translating to MSLALHDLLVCCKGLESDKVTERKKEAENFRRLLRNPEVVQELDRTSVPKAKGSKQLTWDAVFRFLQRYVQKETENIKSSKSNVTSTTLALREKKMAEMCSLIRYFISYANKRGPRLKCSELLRHVMEVLQNPFSCSAYGENYSSLLVKDIFSVRKYWCDITPEQWHSLLNLYCGLFSSSCKSINRVLVSRVIYTVVQGCCMQSDGFNNTLFSFFSKALLNTRQEKHLSVLEHLVSALNIFFRFAAMNCRMKVCQLGEELLPSLLYVWADMRPSAALKEEIVKFFNLQICVHHPKGAKTQDTGAHAEDWTKWRSLLYNLYDALVREISHIGSRGKYVTGTRHIAVKDNLIELTADICHQLFSDVNDIQILEVTQASLRVTQMGSPTHGTPNKRRRIELGWEVLRDHLQCQQSDFDIIPWLQITAVLISKYPSMVPGRELVPLLSVLYQLLAEQRRGERGPYVLRCMREVARCQACYPERVQVHKAELDRLWRRVWALSLRGVSSPQMEALSLDLLASIVQGGLINMDREFWKLFSGSACKPSQSAALCLAQALLKCLVPKSLISSSGWDSTGITDGSGSFNLKETLIGWLLMTDQSDEMEDSSRPHPIICRDFPHNLIANILVSLTLKDTRAGLKFLLSADGIESAFFQEQVSLSARDNLEEIERLYLQFSFNTLPSDIQGSDETVKGTPTDGQFTAVPSLKNKLEQSVLCVADNLLNCYSPDSQSTPPECLVRCFSLLTGVLAGYVSTGFLTEEEACHSQLFTKAKAVAQDFSGFVSSVKVKMTEEGTMTTLRSVMKLCTLSATRRNEDDFSSSLFRMILPASLLSDMAEICKLLLNSVSKRVNVVDEDDHMDDDWNMTRTQQRDDIDLFEDGEESHSSTNGNHRQKGENTDAACRPGAKSLLADDHLAHQDLAFLAMLEFLCECGSVQPVPGQLLKPQEVRHRLLLLVKQIDFSKALHLNMYLILLKKLPVEDTLSPEEFDSLLRPLADLCSLYRQDQEICAAVLLGLLPSIRSLGRTQHTPDEMRHVQGSLLQVVSGFCILSQSGKCMATVRAALVQCLVALLEADPCCKWAVLSFRGADREEERPVSIFLPSHLADAHHQVRMLVAMSAERLFLEMKHEDPDRSKMLPLKHQQAAFENIYLKAQEGMKLPKSSSSDDQQDEIFNRQATLLKSLSIVLCCSPVCEKQSLFALFQSYKENNIEEQLIKKMLCSVSRVLGYRSVKTFVSSHLYYLIAEWLSQRQSDDRYTLGSFPYTLLDHDTVKDFYNSSYQVLIPHLVFLDDFEQVKSIGRCLEKDWKELLADCFPKIMVNILPYFALSGQDAQVAEQRENAHKVYDLLKDANCLGKQRIDSLIHSNLADIVVELLMTLYEGSGGEGDRENLKCFIGELDPVPNPPYFNSYVIKATLDYLSKCHSANHKSLVAILSKTPISIQKILLAVCERADETTNSYERHRILLMYHLFVNLLLREVRDGLGGAWAFVLRDIIYTLIHHINSRPAQCDEVSTRSLSLCCDLLTSVCRAALQFCDDALDCHLQVIVGTLTAQVTRRPAISQQVLSLLMYLVIENQQKLKEAIRRLEPFPNLPEFRELRSVQHMLKYDNGTFTLRQEISHFLSVTSCDSLPLTRLEGLKELTRQLHDNKGQIRGLLKECHADPSDSVLVKLVLSLLQLCKLAANHPGGADILEAAGSCLGELGPVDFSTIALLHGRDPLYEKAVSLFTSTESQCVYIILNCMNDALTQQRIEVRQAAAQCVKNILTTQSGIDFWEQHKDNRDPMLTYLNPFRKAKKKVAKVTAEESSEAKEKLGSQEFWIPQAGGHNVWLKALCTALLDSGGVRSEALLLSRPLCLVRVDCCQRLLPLIIHSILLDDSDGSWRELLSSHIQDFFSFCCRSAQASSRSATPFNSDSESDTASQGLYDKASLRTMLAVIDYLRHQQRPLESASTSCGTVCHSNFWLELNYLEVAKAAQSCSAHFTALLYTEIYVDKIKANMEESRRTKSRVTRKINFEENSQNLTISSLIERSMEETNISLQELLIEVYRSIGEPDSLYGCGGETMTSPLTRIRTYEHEAMWGKALTSYDLHSTLPDVTRQVGIVEGLQNFGLSSILTTYLKGLESEGVEWGAELRELRFQAAWRNTQWDCDLSERSEKSKPGFHESVFCGLQALRDKEFSILEETLKQARGAEVEELCKGSLEAVSSLYPALRNLQSIRELESVKQLFSRRFSDVALRDVCSQWRQHSQLLTDSDFALVEPILAVRSVAQNTLMSRVGDPDSNQYLTSVVTEHLMELCQLARKAGNTQLAERAVFQMTQHGGGGPRASSPVLSWQLEEAQVFWAKGEQGLALGRLRKMINNLEEKVDFNPALAPLYTECLRLCGNWLAETCLESPGVILEKYLERAVEVIEGESGVQDSRLQSQRTEAFLSLARFSDAQYQSIDKYMNSSEFENKQALLEKAKEEVDLMKERKVTSNRYTIKVQRELELDEKALSNLQADRQRFLCKAVENYIQCLEQGEEHDTWVFRLASLWLENADVKAINDMMKKGVKKIPSYKFLPLMYQLAARMGTKIATGVTEDVGFHNVLNDLICRASLEHPHHTLFIIFALVNANKDENFCRSRLSKSAPRQPSQFDLERSDVARKIITAIRKKRGQMIRGIELLCDAYITLAYMDASRHKTEKKAIPIPADQPIMQIKDMDEVAIPTMEIKVDPTGRYDNLVTVRSFLPHYHLAGGVNLPKIIDCVGSDGKSRRQLVKGQDDLRQDAVMQQVFNMCSMLLQRKMDTRKRKLNIRRYKVVPFSQRSGVLEWCSGTVPIGEFLVDPNKGAHKRFRPQDWTNLSCRKKMMEAQRLAFDEKLQVYSEVCTNFRPVFRYFCMERFLDPAVWMEKRLAYTRSVATSSIVGYIVGLGDRHIQNILIDEQTAELVHIDLGVAFEQGKILPTPETVPFRLSRDIVDGMGITGVEGVFRRCCEKTMEVMRSSQEALLTIVEVLLYDPLFDWTMNPLKAFYLQHDEQQELNATLSSTMGGDDLDNHRKSSDSQSFNKVAERVLLRLQEKLKGVEEGTVLSEGGQVNLLIQQAMDPKNLSRLFPGWQAWV from the exons ATGAGTTTAGCTCTTCATGATCTGCTGGTCTGCTGCAAGGGCCTGGAGAGTGACAAAGTCACAGAGAGGAAG AAAGAAGCTGAAAACTTCAGACGGCTCCTTCGAAATCCAGAGGTTGTGCAGGAGTTAGATCGCACCTCAGTACCTAAAGCCAAAGGCTCCAAACAACTCACTTGGGATGCTGTTTTCAG GTTTCTGCAGCGTTATGTCCAGAAAGAGACGGAAAACATCAAATCAAGTAAATCCAATGTCACATCGACGACACTGGCCCTACGGGAAAAGAAGATGGCTGAAATGTGCAGTTTGATTAGATATTTCATCAGCTATGCAAACAAAC gtggGCCTCGTCTGAAGTGCAGTGAGCTGCTCAGACATGTGATGGAGGTGTTGCAGAATCCATTCAGCTGTTCAGCCTATGGAGAAAACTATAGCAGCCTCCTAGTGAAGGACATCTTCTCTGTCCGCAAGTACTGGTGTGACATCACTCCAGAGCAGTGGCACA GTCTTTTGAACTTGTACTGTGGCCTGTTCAGCTCTTCATGTAAATCCATCAACCGCGTCTTGGTGAGCAGAGTCATCTACACAGTGGTGCAGGGCTGCTGCATGCAGAGTGATGGATTCAACAACACCCTGTTCAGCTTCTTCTCCAAAGCATTGCTTAACACCAG GCAGGAGAAACACTTGTCTGTTTTGGAGCACCTTGTCTCGGCTCTCAACATCTTCTTCAGATTTGCGGCCATGAACTGTCGGATGAAAGTGTGTCAACTGGGAGAAGAGCTTCTGCCTTCCTTACTGTATGTCTGGGCGGATATGAGGCCCAGTGCTGCCCTCAAAGAGGAGATTGTGAAGTTCTTCAACCTACAGATTTGTGTCCACCACCCTAAAGGAGCCAAGACCCAGGACACAG GAGCTCATGCTGAGGACTGGACAAAGTGGCGGAGTTTGCTGTACAACCTGTACGATGCTTTGGTTCGAGAAATCAGCCATATAGGCAGCAGAGGGAAGTACGTTACAGGCACAAGACACATAGCTGTCAAAGACAATCTCATCGAGCTCACAGCTGACATCTGTCACCAG CTGTTCAGTGATGTCAACGACATCCAGATCTTGGAGGTGACGCAGGCTTCCCTCAGAGTCACCCAGATGGGCAGTCCCACCCATGGAACACCCAACAAGCGACGGCGCATCGAACTGGGTTGGGAGGTCCTCCGGGACCATCTGCAGTGTCAGCAGAGTGACTTTGATATCATACCATG GCTGCAGATCACTGCAGTTCTCATCTCTAAGTACCCCTCTATGGTGCCCGGCCGGGAGCTGGTTCCGCTACTGTCAGTGTTGTACCAGCTCCTAGCAGAGCAgcgaagaggagagagagggccCTATGTCCTGCGCTGTATGAGGGAGGTGGCCCGATGCCAGGCCTGCTACCCAGAGAGGGTCCAGGTCCACAAGGCAGAGCTGGACAGGCTGTGGCGTCGAGTGTGGGCCCTGTCGCTGCGAGGCGTCAGTTCACCCCAGATGGAGGCCCTCAGTCTGGACCTGCTGGCCTCCATTGTCCAAGGCGGACTGATCAATATGGACAGAGAGTTCTGGAAACTCTTCTCTGGATCAGCATGCAAACCATCCCA GAGTGCTGCACTCTGTCTAGCCCAGGCCCTGCTGAAGTGTTTGGTCCCTAAGAGTCTCATCTCGAGCTCAGGCTGGGACTCTACGGGGATCACTGATGGATCTGGGTCATTCAACCTGAAGGAGACCCTCATAGGCTGGCTTCTAATGACAGATCAGAGTGACGAGATGGAGGATAGCTCCCGACCTCACCCCATCATCTGCAG AGACTTTCCTCACAATCTTATAGCAAACATCCTGGTATCCCTGACTTTGAAAGACACAAGAGCTGGCCTGAAGTTCCTGCTGAGTGCTGATGGAATTGAGAG tgccTTTTTTCAAGAACAAGTATCGCTCAGTGCCAGAGACAACCTGGAGGAGATTGAGAGGCTGTACTTGCAGTTCAGCTTCAACACGCTGCCCTCAGATATCCAAGGGAGTGACGAGACGGTGAAGGGGACACCAACTGATGGCCAGTTCACTGCTGTCCCCAGCCTCAAAAACAAGTTGGAGCAGTCGGTGCTTTGTGTGGCTGACAACCTGCTCAACTGCTACTCACCTGAT TCTCAGTCCACCCCTCCAGAGTGTCTGGTGCGCTGTTTCAGTCTGCTGACTGGTGTTCTAGCAGGTTATGTCTCCACTGGTTTTCTTACTGAGGAGGAAGCCTGCCACTCACAGCTCTTCACTAAAGCTAAG GCTGTGGCCCAGGACTTCAGCGGCTTTGTCTCTAGTGTGAAAGTGAAGATGACAGAAGAAGGGACCATGACCACGCTGAGATCTGTCATGAAGCTCTGCACACTGTCCGCCACAAGAAGAAACGAG gaTGATTTCTCCTCTAGTCTGTTCAGAATGATTCTGCCAGCCAGTCTCCTCAGTGACATGGCAGAGATCTGCAAACTCTTG CTCAACAGTGTTTCTAAGAGAGTTAATGTTGTGGATGAAGATGATCATATGGATGATGACTGGAACATGACCAGAACTCAACAAAGGGACGACATTGACCTGTTTGAAGATGGTGAAGAGTCTCATAGCAGCACCAATGGGAACcacagacagaagggagaaaaCACTGATGCTGCCTGTAGGCCAG GTGCAAAAAGCCTGTTAGCAGATGATCACCTGGCCCACCAGGACCTGGCTTTCCTTGCGATGCTGGAGTTCCTGTGTGAGTGCGGCTCTGTCCAGCCCGTCCCCGGCCAACTTCTCAAACCGCAGGAAGTGCGGcaccggctgctgctgctggtaaagCAGATCGACTTCAGCAAAGCCCTGCACCTCAACATG TATCTCATCCTGTTGAAGAAGCTTCCTGTTGAGGACACTCTCTCTCCAGAGGAGTTTGACTCGTTACTTCGTCCTCTGGC GGACCTGTGTTCTTTGTACCGTCAGGACCAAGAGATCTGCGCTGCTGTGCTTCTGGGTTTATTGCCCTCCATCAGGAGTTTAGGGAGGACCCAACACACCCCAGACGAGATGAGACATGTGCAAGGGTCCCTGCTACAAGTGGTGTCTGGGTTCTG TATCCTGAGTCAGTCGGGAAAATGCATGGCAACTGTGCGAGCTGCTTTAGTGCAGTGTCTGGTGGCCTTGCTGGAG GCTGACCCTTGTTGCAAGTGGGCAGTCCTGAGTTTCAGAGGtgctgacagagaggaggagcgtCCAGTGtccatcttccttccatctcacCTTGCAGATGCTCATCACCAAGTCCGCATGCTTGTAGCCATGTCAGCAGAGAG GTTGTTCCTTGAGATGAAACATGAGGATCCAGATAGGAGTAAGATGTTGCCATTAAAACACCAGCAGGCAGCGTTTGAGAACATTTACCTGAAAGCTCAGGAGGGAATGAAGCTCCCA AAAAGCAGCTCCTCTGATGACCAGCAGGATGAAATCTTCAACCGCCAGGCCACGCTTCTGAAGAGTCTGTCTATTGTGCTGTGTTGTAGTCCAGTCTGTGAAAAACAGTCTCTGTTTGCCCTCTTCCAGTCCTACAAGGAAAACAATATAGAGGAACAGCTTATTAAAAAG ATGTTGTGCAGTGTGTCCAGAGTGCTGGGTTACAGGAGTGTGAAAACATTTGTCAGCTCTCACCTGTACTACTTGATAGCTGAGTGGCTCTCACAGAGACAGTCTGATGACCGCTACACTCTTGGATCTTTCCCCTACACACTCCTAGACCATGACACTGTCAAAGATTTCTATAA CTCCTCTTACCAGGTACTGATCCCCCACCTGGTCTTCCTGGATGACTTTGAGCAGGTGAAGTCTATCGGCAGGTGTCTTGAGAAGGACTGGAAAGAGCTGCTGGCCGACTGCTTCCCCAAGATTATGGTCAACATCCTGCCATATTTTGCCTTGTCTGGACAGGATGCACAAgtggcagagcagagagagaatgCCCACAAGGTGTACGACCTGCTCAAGGATGCCAACTGTCTGGGCAAACAG CGAATTGACAGCCTGATCCACAGTAACCTGGCGGACATAGTGGTAGAACTGCTGATGACTCTGTATGAAGGAAGTGGAggtgaaggagacagagagaaccTGAAATGCTTTATAGG GGAACTGGACCCTGTACCAAACCCACCATACTTCAACTCCTATGTCATCAAAGCTACACTGGACTACCTCAGCAAATGCCACAGTGCCAACCACAAATCACTGGTGGCCATTCTATCAAAAACTCCG ATATCTATTCAGAAGATTCTGCTAGCAGTGTGTGAAAGGGCAGATGAGACGACCAACAGCTATGAACGCCACCGCATCCTCCTGATGTATCACCTTTTTGTCAACCTGCTGCTCCGTGAGGTGAGGGACGGTCTAGGAGGAGCCTGGGCCTTTGTCCTCAGGGACATCATCTACACACTCATCCACCATATCAACAGCAG ACCAGCTCAGTGTGATGAGGTCTCTACACGAAGCTTGTCTTTGTGCTGTGACCTGCTGACCTCCGTGTGTCGGGCAGCACTGCAGTTCTGCGATGACGCTCTGGACTGTCACCTACAGGTCATTGTTGGGACTCTCACAGCTCAGGTGACGAGACGGCCCGCTATCTCACAGCAG GTGCTCAGTCTGTTGATGTATCTCGTGATAGAGAATCAGCAGAAGTTGAAGGAAGCCATCCGCCGGTTGGAGCCTTTTCCTAACCTCCCTGAATTCAGAGAGCTGCGGTCTGTACAACACATGCTCAAATATGACAATGGGACGTTTACACTCAGACAG GAGATATCCCACTTCCTGTCAGTGACATCCTGTGACTCCTTACCTCTGACCAGACTCGAGGGTCTAAAGGAGCTGACCAGGCAGCTGCATGACAACAAGGGACAGATCAGAGGGCTGCTCAAAGAGTGCCATG CTGACCCTTCGGACAGTGTGCTTGTGAAGCTGGTTCTCAGCCTGCTGCAGCTCTGTAAACTGGCAGCCAACcacccaggaggagctgatatTCTAG AGGCAGCAGGAAGTTGCTTAGGAGAACTGGGTCCAGTAGATTTCTCCACCATCGCCCTGCTTCACGGCAGAGACCCCCTCTACGAGAAGGCTGTGTCTCTCTTCACCTCCACTGagtcacagtgtgtttacatcATCCTCAACTGCATGAACGACGCGCTCACTCAGCAGCG TATTGAGGTGAGGCAGgcagcagctcagtgtgtgaagaACATCCTCACCACTCAGTCAGGGATTGACTTCTGGGAGCAACACAAAGACAACAGAGACCCCATGCTGACCTACCTCAACCCCTTTAGAAAGGCCAAGAAGAAG GTTGCAAAGGTGACTGCCGAGGAGAGTTCGGAGGCCAAGGAGAAGCTGGGGAGCCAGGAGTTTTGGATTCCTCAGGCCGGCGGCCACAATGTCTGGCTGAAGGCTCTGTGCACCGCACTGCTGGACAGCGGAGGAGTCAGGAGTGAGGCTCTGCTGCTGTCACGACCACTGTGTCTG GTGAGAGTGGACTGCTGTCAGAGGTTGCTGCCCCTCATCATCCACTCCATCCTGCTGGACGACTCAGATGGCTCGTGGAGAGAATTGCTCTCCTCTCACATCCAGGACTTCTTCAGTTTTTGTTGCAGAAGCGCTCAGGCCTCCAGCCGCTCCGCAACACCCTTCAACTCTGACTCTG AGTCAGATACTGCCAGCCAAGGCTTGTATGACAAGGCCTCACTGCGCACTATGCTGGCAGTTATTGACTATCTGAGACACCAACAGAGACCGCTGGAGTCTGCtag CACCTCCTGTGGTACAGTGTGTCACTCAAACTTCTGGCTGGAGCTGAACTATCTGGAGGTGGCTAAAGCTGCTCAATCCTGCTCAGCTCACTTCACCGCTCTTCTCTACACTGAGATCTATGTCGACAAAATCAAAGCTAACATGGAGGAAAGTCGCAG GACCAAGTCCAGAGTGACTCGCAAGATCAATTTTGAGGAGAACAGCCAGAACCTCACCATCTCCAGCCTAATTGAGAGGAGCATGGAAGAGACCAATATCAGTCTGCAG GAGCTGCTGATTGAAGTCTATCGGAGCATTGGAGAGCCTGATAGTCTTTATGGCTGTGGAGGAGAGACGATGACCAGTCCACTGACAAG AATTCGGACTTATGAGCATGAGGCCATGTGGGGGAAAGCTCTAACCTCATACGACCTTCACTCCACTCTGCCGGACGTCACTCGACAAGTGGGAATTGTGGAG GGCCTACAGAACTTTGGTCTGAGCAGCATCCTCACTACCTATCTGAAAGGTCTGGAGAGTGAAGGGGTAGAGTGGGGAGCTGAGCTGAGAGAGCTCCGCTTCCAGGCTGCCTGGAGGAACACCCAGTGGGACTGCGACCTGTCAGAGAG GAGTGAAAAATCCAAACCCGGCTTCCATGAATCAGTGTTTTGTGGTCTGCAAGCGTTAAGGGACAAAGAATTCTCCATACTTGAAGAAACTCTGAAACAGGCCAG GGGTGCAGAAGTGGAGGAGCTGTGCAAAGGCAGTCTAGAGGCCGTGTCTTCTCTGTACCCAGCCCTCAGGAACCTGCAGAGCATCAGGGAGCTGGAGAGTGTCAAACAGCTCTTCTCTAG ACGCTTCTCTGATGTTGCTCTGAGGGATGTTTGCAGCCAGTGGCGGCAGCATTCCCAGCTGCTCACTGACAGCGACTTTGCATTGGTGGAGCCCATTCTGGCTGTTCGCTCTGTTGCTCAGAACACACTGATGTCCAGGGTGGGAGACCCCGACAGCAATCAGTATCTCACCTCTGTGGTCACTGAACACCTGATGGAGCTCTGCCAGCTGGCTCGTAAGGCGGGGAACACACAG CTGGCAGAGCGGGCAGTGTTTCAGATGACGCAGCATGGCGGTGGAGGGCCACGGGCATCATCacctgtgttgtcatggcaactgGAGGAGGCTCAGGTGTTCTGGGCAAAGGGAGAGCAGGGACTGGCTCTGGGTCGGCTGAGAAAGATGATAAACAACCTTGAGGAAAAG GTGGATTTCAATCCTGCTCTGGCCCCATTATACACTGAGTGCCTCAGACTGTGTGGCAACTGGCTGGCTGAGACCTGCCTGGAAAGTCCTGGAGTCATACTTGAGAAGTACCTGGAGAGG GCAGTGGAGGTGATTGAGGGCGAGTCGGGTGTGCAGGACTCAAGGCTGCAGAGTCAGCGGACCGAGGCCTTCCTGTCGCTGGCCCGCTTCTCAGATGCACAGTACCAGAGCATCGACAAATATATGAACTCCTCTGAGTTTGAGAACAAGCAGGCCTTGCTTGAGAAGGCCAAAGAGGAAGTGGACTTGATGAAGGAACGTAAAGTAACATCCAACAG GTACACAATAAAGGTGCAGAGAGAGCTGGAGCTGGATGAGAAGGCCTTGTCCAACctgcaggcagacagacagcgCTTCTTGTGTAAGGCGGTGGAGAATTACATCCAGTGTCTGGAGCAAGGCGAGGAGCACGACACCTGGGTGTTCCGCCTGGCTTCGCTCTGGCTGGAAAATGCTGATGTGAAGGCCATCAATGACATGATGAAG aaaggagtgaagaagaTCCCCTCCTATAAGTTTCTACCTCTCATGTATCAGCTGGCTGCTCGCATGGGAACCAAGATAGCAACTGGTGTCACAGAGGATGTGGGATTCCATAACGTCCTCAATGAC CTGATCTGCCGGGCGTCTCTCGAGCACCCCCATCACACACTCTTCATCATCTTCGCCTTGGTGAACGCCAACAAAGACGAGAACTTTTGCAGGAGCCGCCTGTCAAAGAGCGCTCCACGGCAGCCGTCACAATTTGACCTG GAGCGTTCGGATGTGGCCCGGAAGATCATTACTGCAATCAGGAAAAAGAGAGGCCAGATGATACGAGGTATCGAGCTTCTCTGTGACGCTTACATCACTCTGGCTTATATGGACGCCAGCAGGCACAAGACTGAGAAGA AGGCTATTCCTATCCCTGCTGATCAGCCTATCATGCAGATCAAGGACATGGACGAGGTTGCCATCCCCACAATGGAAATCAAG GTTGATCCAACTGGTCGCTATGACAACTTGGTGACAGTCAGATCTTTCTTGCCCCACTATCACCTGGCCGGAGGAGTCAACCTGCCCAAGATCATCGACTGTGTTGGCTCTGACGGCAAGAGCAGGAGACAGCTggtcaag GGCCAGGACGACCTGCGGCAGGATGCAGTGATGCAGCAGGTCTTCAACATGTGCTCCATGCTGCTACAGCGCAAAATGGACACTCGCAAGAGGAAGCTCAACATCAGACGATACAAG GTGGTGCCCTTCTCACAGCGTAGTGGCGTGTTAGAGTGGTGCTCCGGCACGGTGCCCATTGGAGAGTTTCTGGTGGATCCCAATAAAGGAGCTCACAAACGCTTCCGACCTCAAGACTGGACCAACCTGTCCTGCCGCAAGAAGATGATG GAGGCACAGAGGCTTGCGTTTGATGAGAAGCTTCAGGTCTACAGCGAGGTGTGCACGAACTTCAGGCCGGTATTCAGATATTTTTGCATGGAGCGGTTCCTGGACCCCGCAGTATGGATGGAGAAACGGCTCGCTTACACCCGCAGTGTGGCCACCTCATCTATAG TTGGCTACATCGTGGGCCTCGGTGACAGACACATCCAGAACATCCTGATTGATGAGCAGACTGCTGAACTGGTGCACATTGATTTAG GTGTAGCCTTTGAGCAGGGGAAGATCCTCCCCACCCCAGAGACCGTCCCCTTCAGGCTGTCCAGAGACATCGTGGACGGGATGGGCATCACTGGAGTGGAGGGAGTTTTTAGGAG ATGTTGTGAGAAGACTATGGAAGTGATGAGGAGCTCTCAAGAAGCTCTGCTGACTATTGTAGAG GTGCTGCTGTACGACCCCTTGTTTGACTGGACCATGAACCCTCTGAAGGCCTTCTACCTGCAGCATGACGAGCAGCAGGAGTTAAATGCAACGCTCAGCTCCACGATGGGCGGAGATGATTTAGACAACCACCGTAAATCCAG tgacagtcagagcttcaacaAAGTGGCAGAGCGGGTGTTGCTGCGGTTGCAGGAGAAGCtgaagggggtggaggagggcaCGGTGCTCAGCGAGGGGGGGCAAGTCAACCTGCTCATCCAACAGGCCATGGACCCTAAAAACCTCAGCAGACTGTTCCCGGGCTGGCAGGCCTGGGTGTAG